atattttaaaatattagaattagaATTGAATAGAAATATTGAACGTATATTCAACGTGGAGCCGATGCTTTCCGCGCGCGGGAGAATTGCGAGACCCCATTCCCCGAAATCCAGCAAGGGGACACTCTGTAATCGCATTTCGCCACTCCAACAGATTTCAAGAATCAAGGTCGCGCAGAAATGGTGAGCACTCGTAGCAGAGGGAAAAGTGACGCCAACCCACTCACGGAAGAAGATGGAGGTGGAAAAGGAGGGGAATACGAGGAGTCTCGAGCCCAAAGAATCAAGGAGAACACCGAGAGAATGAAGAGCCTCGGCATTTTCGAGCTCTCCAAGAACCTCAAGCCGTACAAGACGCCTCCTCTGCGCGCGATCAAGGCCCCACGGCCTTTGTCTACTGATCCTCCCAGGCGCTCGTCGCGGTAAAGTGAAAAACCATGgatttttattgttgttattgctcGAAAATCCTAGTTCTTGATGTGTGTTTGTGAATGGATGCGTGCGTTTAGGTTGAAAGATATGCCTCGAGTGATGTACAAAGACGAGAGACACCCGAAGAAGGAGAAGCTTGTAGTTGAGAGTGTGGAAATTTGTATACCAGAAGGCGAAAACCCTGAAGTTTACACAGAGGAGGACGAGAAGCTGTTGGGGGATTCTGTGGCCAAGTGGACTCTCTATGTTGATGGGTACGATGAAGACGGGCAGCGCATATATGATCATGTTGAGGGAAAGAGTTGCCATCAGTGCAGGTATCACGGTTTTTGGTTGATTTGCTTGCTTGTTCTTGTCGAAGATTAGATTTTAGCCACGAGAATTTCAGATGGTTTTTGGGAAATATGGAACAAACTAAATTCCGTACTTATCTCgtttatatgatgttttctGTTCATAGAGggtatattttttcatgattgATGTACATATAACGCGCTTGAGGAGCCTTGAAATGTTTGCATAATAAGCTTGGCGCACTCCTTTAGTCCTTTACGAACCTCTGGACCTTGCGCATTCGGCATGTGAAGTGAAGAGTTTTCTTTAGGAAAAATTAACTTTTTGAGCATGTGTGAATGTTTAGCGTTTGGTTTAAATCATTATCTGTGTTTAACTTACTTATCTCTGGCTTTAATCTGTGCCTGTAGTCCCGTACCCACCACCTTGAAATTGCTACTATTTTTCTATCTGCCTTAAGGGTTGTTTGATTAGTTGGCACCGATTCGGATCAACATAAGACGTCTAATTTTGcacttctaattttattttgtttgccGAATAACGTCCTCAATCGTTCGATGGGGTTGTTTTTCCCATTATTTTTCTGCAACTCCTCATGGCCTGTCCCTTCTTCCCTGTGTCCATTGTATTGGATACATATGAGATTGATTGAGCTTTTGCAGGCAAAAAACTCTGGGACACCACACTGAATGTAGCAAGTGCAAGATGGTCACCGGACAGTTCTGTGGAGATTGTCTTTACACGAGGTATTGTGTAAACAATACCAGCATTGCTTGTCTTTTATTCTTGCTATTCGGTCGACTTTTCTTTTTTGAATCTCCAAGTGTTGAATTTTGATTGCCTCACACATAATTTAGTCAAAGCAAAAGCATTAGAAAGAAGTTGTCAGAAAGGAATTTGATTTTCCTCCCTTTATGCTTTAGTTCATGCACTAACAAGTTTCTCTTATGGATTGAACATCGAAGACTCTGGTTTTGTGTCTGTTTTTCCTCGTCCCTAAGCTGAAATAGAAAAAAAGATCGCATAAACGGGAATTTTACACTCATTTAGTGGGAAGCTAAATTTGATACAAACTAAATGAAGCCAGCTACCATCTGCTTGGAATGTTGACTTGGATTGTACATAAAAATTTGCAGGTATGGGGAGCATGTACTTGAAGTGAATGCAAACTCAAATTGGATATGTCCGGTTTGTCGTGGAATATGCAATTGTAGTCGCTGCAGAAGAGATAAAGGATGGGCTCCTACTAATTCAATCTACAGGAAGGTATATTCATCAAGTTTTTATTCACCTTATGGCTTTATGTGCTGATAGCTCATCCAATATTCTAGCTATATTCAAAAATGGTATTTGATCATCTCTGCTACCTGACTTGGAAAGAGTTAAGGATTCAGGTTGTTGGATTGTTGGTGTTTCTTGGCTAACCAAGATATGATTTTCCGAGTTCAGGTGACGAGTCTTGGTTACAAATCAGTGGCACATTATCTCATCCACAATCGTCGTGGGTCTGCAAGTGTTGAAGTTCCTTCGTTAAGTGAAAATCAAGTTTTTTCGGATGGAAACGAAGAAACCTCATCCGGTGAAGATGATATCGAACTGGATGGTTCTAATATGTCCTAGCAGATATCGATGAGTCGATCATATGGTTTGAACTTTGAAGACAGGCTGGTGAAAATAATGTGGTCATTTACGTAGTACTATGATAAAAATTGTGTAATTTCTGTCATCCAAATTGCTTTTGATCCATGTGTAGGTAGAGAGTTAGAGGCCTAATGAACATGCATGGTCTGCTTTTGAGTTTTGAATGATCAAGAACCCTACTAATCAGGCAAATGGAAATGCTCATTTTGTATCAAATTCTAACTATGTTACTATGCCACATCCGGAGTATATTTTCCGTATGAAACATGGGGTGAGCAGCCTAGCACGTGGAATGGTAAAATTATCTTATTAAACGTATGGTTTAGGGAAAATTGTTTTCCCATTTCTATATATGAAGTTTTGCTATTTTTGTTCATTCTGTTGTAAGAATTGAGTTATAATCTCATAactttgaatttatgataattttagtgctttgttttgtaattttagtttttgttttacattaaatttttttttgacaggAAACGTAAGTGAcaagtaaaaaattattaaaattaggaaaaaaagACAACAAACTAAAActgaaaatcaaaaaaaaaaacaaacaaacaaacataaAGAACCAAAGTTGAAATTTTTCATATGGTAGATGTagataatttgatttttataaCTAAAGTATTcattttatgtaaattaaattggccactaattttatttcttgattaatagaaaataaatattcataataatttGTAATGTATA
This window of the Primulina huaijiensis isolate GDHJ02 chromosome 3, ASM1229523v2, whole genome shotgun sequence genome carries:
- the LOC140974081 gene encoding uncharacterized protein, with protein sequence MVSTRSRGKSDANPLTEEDGGGKGGEYEESRAQRIKENTERMKSLGIFELSKNLKPYKTPPLRAIKAPRPLSTDPPRRSSRLKDMPRVMYKDERHPKKEKLVVESVEICIPEGENPEVYTEEDEKLLGDSVAKWTLYVDGYDEDGQRIYDHVEGKSCHQCRQKTLGHHTECSKCKMVTGQFCGDCLYTRYGEHVLEVNANSNWICPVCRGICNCSRCRRDKGWAPTNSIYRKVTSLGYKSVAHYLIHNRRGSASVEVPSLSENQVFSDGNEETSSGEDDIELDGSNMS